The following coding sequences are from one bacterium window:
- the rfbG gene encoding CDP-glucose 4,6-dehydratase yields MGDLVKNNFSDIYRGKRVLVTGDTGFKGSWLSIWLHTLGAEVYGFALAPKTNNDNFVRCDLQNKIHHRDGDIRDPHALVDYVKEVRPDIAFHLAAQALVLDSYRDPAETFETNVVGTVRFFEAVRATPSVRAAINVTSDKCYQNNEWVWGYRENDPMGGVDPYSASKGASELITASYTRSFFSNEGTCTVASARAGNVIGGGDWAENRIVPDFFRAAQKNQTLILRNPNAVRPWQFVLEPLRGYLTLGEKLLLHGKTYSGGWNFGPAMHHACSVQELILALISKTGFGRFETAAVKQNEHEAYMLRLDISKAVSQLSWKPALSLEQTIALTAQGYHDDASTGSLWDARKKQLDEYLSLSFHAI; encoded by the coding sequence ATGGGTGACCTGGTGAAAAACAATTTTTCCGACATCTATCGCGGTAAACGCGTTTTGGTTACAGGCGATACCGGTTTCAAAGGATCTTGGCTCAGTATTTGGTTGCATACCCTTGGCGCCGAGGTTTACGGGTTTGCTCTCGCTCCGAAAACCAATAACGATAATTTCGTACGATGTGATTTACAAAATAAAATACATCACCGCGATGGTGATATTCGCGATCCGCACGCATTGGTGGATTATGTTAAAGAAGTTCGACCCGATATCGCATTTCATCTTGCCGCCCAAGCGTTGGTACTGGACAGTTATCGCGATCCTGCAGAGACATTTGAAACCAACGTGGTGGGCACGGTTCGTTTTTTTGAAGCGGTGCGCGCAACACCATCCGTTCGTGCAGCAATCAATGTAACCAGCGATAAGTGTTATCAAAACAACGAGTGGGTGTGGGGTTATCGTGAAAACGACCCCATGGGAGGTGTCGACCCTTATAGCGCTTCCAAAGGTGCATCGGAACTGATCACGGCTTCATATACGCGATCTTTTTTTTCGAACGAAGGAACGTGCACCGTCGCTAGTGCGCGTGCCGGCAACGTAATCGGCGGAGGGGATTGGGCCGAGAATCGCATCGTTCCTGATTTTTTCAGGGCGGCGCAAAAAAATCAAACACTGATACTGCGAAACCCCAACGCAGTTCGTCCGTGGCAATTCGTTCTTGAGCCGTTGCGCGGCTATCTTACGTTGGGGGAGAAATTATTGCTCCACGGTAAAACATACTCCGGCGGATGGAATTTTGGACCGGCAATGCATCATGCGTGCTCGGTACAGGAACTTATCCTCGCGCTGATTTCCAAAACGGGTTTCGGACGATTTGAAACCGCTGCGGTAAAACAAAATGAACACGAAGCCTACATGTTGCGTTTAGATATTTCCAAGGCGGTTTCACAATTGTCGTGGAAACCGGCTTTATCACTGGAACAAACTATCGCATTGACAGCCCAAGGCTATCACGACGATGCATCCACTGGTTCGCTTTGGGATGCACGTAAAAAACAACTTGATGAATATCTAAGCTTGTCATTCCACGCGATCTGA
- the rfbH gene encoding lipopolysaccharide biosynthesis protein RfbH: protein MDQNVKAAAEKLRLEILEKTAEYYRLTHGQKKEFVPGQSAISYAGRVFDEKEMQHAVDASLEFWLTSGHFSKEFESKLAKKLGVKHAMLCNSGSSANLLAFMSLTSPLLEDRRIRKGDEVITVAAGFPTTVAPMLQFGAVPVFLDVHTETANIDTRALEAAYSPKTKAVMIAHTLGNPFDLDAVTTFCKKYNLWLVEDNCDALGSEYRGRWTGTFGDVATSSFYPPHHITMGEGGAVYTHKSILKRSIESFRDWGRDCWCDSGKDNTCGKRFDWELGTLPCGYDHKYTYRHLGYNLKATDIQAAIGCVQLDRLEDFAARRRANWNYLKNGLAEFSDIFILPEATPNANPSWFGFLISLRSESGISRPELIRYLENKKIQTRMLFGGNLIRQPFFDAFREQPGSYRVVGELTNTDHIMNNGFWLGVYPGLTTPMLDYMIDAIRSFLRQDTAS, encoded by the coding sequence ATGGATCAAAACGTAAAAGCCGCGGCGGAAAAGCTTCGGCTCGAAATTTTAGAAAAGACGGCCGAGTATTACCGTTTGACGCACGGTCAAAAAAAGGAATTTGTGCCCGGTCAATCCGCTATATCGTACGCGGGACGTGTGTTTGATGAAAAAGAAATGCAACATGCCGTAGATGCAAGTCTTGAGTTTTGGCTTACATCCGGACATTTTTCAAAGGAGTTTGAAAGCAAGCTTGCCAAAAAACTCGGCGTGAAGCACGCCATGTTGTGTAACTCCGGTTCGTCGGCCAACCTTTTGGCGTTTATGAGTCTGACTTCTCCGTTACTGGAAGATCGTCGGATTCGTAAAGGCGACGAAGTTATAACCGTAGCGGCCGGTTTTCCGACGACGGTTGCTCCGATGTTGCAGTTTGGCGCCGTACCTGTTTTTCTGGATGTGCATACCGAAACAGCGAATATCGATACGCGGGCATTGGAAGCGGCGTACAGCCCAAAAACGAAAGCAGTCATGATCGCTCATACGCTCGGCAATCCTTTTGATCTGGATGCCGTGACGACGTTTTGTAAAAAATATAATCTCTGGCTCGTAGAAGATAATTGCGATGCGCTGGGTTCGGAATATCGGGGCCGGTGGACAGGAACATTCGGTGATGTCGCGACAAGTAGCTTTTATCCGCCGCACCATATTACGATGGGCGAAGGCGGTGCCGTGTACACCCATAAAAGTATTCTCAAGCGCAGTATTGAATCGTTTCGTGATTGGGGTCGTGACTGCTGGTGCGATTCCGGAAAAGATAATACGTGTGGTAAACGGTTTGATTGGGAACTCGGAACGTTGCCGTGTGGTTATGATCATAAATACACGTACCGTCATCTAGGTTACAATCTTAAAGCTACGGATATTCAAGCCGCAATAGGTTGCGTGCAATTAGACAGACTTGAGGATTTTGCCGCTAGACGACGTGCAAATTGGAATTATCTGAAAAACGGTTTAGCGGAGTTCTCGGATATTTTTATTTTACCTGAAGCCACACCCAATGCCAATCCGAGTTGGTTTGGTTTTCTCATCAGTCTTCGCAGCGAAAGCGGTATTTCTCGTCCCGAGTTGATCCGCTATCTTGAAAACAAAAAAATTCAAACACGCATGTTGTTTGGCGGCAATCTTATACGCCAACCTTTTTTTGATGCTTTCCGAGAACAGCCGGGTTCTTACCGCGTTGTAGGTGAATTGACCAATACGGATCATATCATGAATAACGGGTTTTGGTTGGGGGTGTATCCTGGTTTAACGACGCCGATGTTAGATTATATGATCGACGCTATCCGTTCATTTCTCCGACAAGATACGGCTTCGTGA
- the rfbF gene encoding glucose-1-phosphate cytidylyltransferase, which yields MKVVILAGGYGTRISEESHLKPKPMIEIGGKPILWHIMKIYSSYGYNDFVICLGYKGYVIKEYFANYFLHESDVTFDFRAHNAPVIHTHTAEPWRVTLVDTGLDTMTGGRIRRVASYLDGERFFLTYGDGVADVDIRKLLSFHMAHGKPATVTAIQPSGRFGAMAMDASGMVQSFQEKPKGDGAWVNAGFFIFENSVLQLLKDDQTVLEREPLETLARSQSLVAFKHDRFWQPMDTLRDKNMLDELLREKRAPWVTW from the coding sequence ATGAAAGTTGTCATTTTAGCCGGCGGTTACGGTACGCGCATCAGTGAAGAGTCGCACTTAAAACCGAAACCGATGATTGAAATCGGAGGTAAACCGATTTTATGGCACATCATGAAAATCTACTCCAGTTACGGGTACAATGATTTTGTGATATGTCTTGGCTATAAGGGCTATGTGATCAAAGAATATTTTGCCAATTATTTTTTACACGAATCGGATGTCACGTTTGATTTTCGTGCGCACAATGCGCCTGTCATTCACACACATACGGCAGAACCGTGGCGTGTGACGTTGGTGGATACCGGGCTGGATACCATGACCGGCGGACGCATCCGACGCGTTGCTTCCTATCTTGATGGCGAGCGTTTTTTTCTGACTTACGGCGACGGAGTGGCCGATGTGGATATCCGTAAACTTCTGTCATTCCATATGGCGCATGGCAAACCGGCGACAGTGACGGCGATACAGCCGAGCGGGAGATTTGGCGCCATGGCTATGGATGCATCCGGAATGGTGCAGAGTTTTCAGGAAAAACCCAAAGGCGACGGAGCTTGGGTGAATGCCGGTTTTTTTATTTTTGAAAACAGTGTTTTGCAATTACTCAAAGACGATCAAACAGTATTGGAACGTGAACCGTTAGAAACCTTAGCCCGCTCCCAATCGCTTGTTGCATTCAAACATGACAGGTTTTGGCAGCCGATGGATACATTGCGTGATAAGAATATGCTCGACGAACTTTTACGTGAAAAACGCGCACCATGGGTGACCTGGTGA
- a CDS encoding NAD-dependent epimerase/dehydratase family protein, with translation MHSIIREDIAHIISAPLPWDVLRGKTVLISGANGFLPAYMVETLLGLNDHLGMNIHVIGIVRSEERARQRFAHHAGRNDFKLHVADVTRLVFRSDTPVHFVVHAASQASPKYYGIDPVGTLTANTTGTQNMLEVARQSQSERFLYFSSSEVYGQLEARQIPTNEMQLGCLDSMALRSCYAESKRLGETMCVAWSHQYGLPTVIVRPFHTYGPGMALDDGRIFADLVADIVNGNNIVLRSSGAATRSFCYLRDAVIGFFTVMLHGKTTEAYNVGNPECEISIRGLAEKLVTLFPEKKLSVILDIPPQNGYIPSAVQRSVPDITKIKSLGWQPTTTVEEGFTRTIKSYT, from the coding sequence ATGCATTCAATAATACGCGAAGACATCGCGCATATTATTTCTGCGCCGCTGCCTTGGGATGTACTCCGTGGAAAAACGGTTCTTATCAGTGGGGCCAATGGTTTTCTACCGGCGTACATGGTAGAAACGTTATTAGGGCTCAATGATCATTTGGGTATGAACATTCATGTGATCGGGATTGTACGGTCTGAAGAACGTGCACGTCAGAGGTTTGCACATCATGCCGGACGTAACGATTTTAAGTTACACGTAGCCGATGTAACACGGTTGGTATTTCGCTCTGATACGCCGGTTCATTTTGTAGTACATGCCGCAAGCCAAGCCTCGCCAAAATATTATGGTATAGATCCGGTGGGTACTTTGACGGCCAATACGACCGGCACGCAAAACATGCTTGAGGTAGCGCGTCAATCCCAAAGCGAACGATTTTTGTACTTTAGCAGCAGCGAAGTATATGGTCAACTGGAAGCGCGCCAAATACCGACCAATGAGATGCAGCTTGGTTGTTTGGATAGCATGGCCCTGCGTTCATGTTATGCGGAAAGCAAAAGGCTTGGCGAAACAATGTGCGTTGCATGGTCTCACCAGTATGGTCTTCCCACGGTGATCGTTCGACCGTTTCACACCTATGGGCCCGGCATGGCGCTGGATGACGGGCGTATTTTTGCGGATTTGGTTGCAGATATTGTTAATGGAAATAATATTGTACTTCGCAGTAGCGGTGCTGCAACGCGCTCCTTTTGTTATCTTCGCGATGCGGTTATCGGTTTTTTTACGGTGATGCTCCACGGAAAAACGACCGAAGCTTATAATGTAGGTAACCCTGAATGTGAAATCAGTATTCGAGGATTGGCGGAAAAATTAGTAACACTGTTTCCGGAAAAAAAATTATCAGTGATTTTGGATATCCCGCCGCAAAATGGCTATATTCCCAGCGCCGTACAACGCAGTGTTCCGGATATTACCAAAATAAAGAGCTTAGGTTGGCAACCGACGACAACTGTCGAAGAGGGTTTTACACGAACGATTAAGTCCTATACATGA
- a CDS encoding FkbM family methyltransferase, which produces MKITDIQNQYRSGAIKKSEYIQAMYEKHNQLFEYTDLLRHTDIENITITSHGIVWTTRPHGLRWLTPKADKRSAPFEILNFAQYEPEYFSMMCRLLEPGMSVFDIGANIGWYSLNFSKVVSDLHVWAFEPVPGTYRELENNIQLNAAMRIKPHNLGLSDRTGKLTFFVDPELSTSASAVNITEAANAHETECALETMDNFCEQYGAKPDFIKCDVEGAELMVYRGGKNTLQTHKPIVCTEMLRKWAAKYNYHPNDIITFFKEMGYYCFLIQNDYLAPVTVVDETTVETNFIFLHRERHANKIKTWVKS; this is translated from the coding sequence ATGAAAATTACAGACATTCAAAATCAATACCGTTCCGGTGCGATTAAAAAATCGGAATACATACAAGCAATGTATGAGAAACATAATCAGCTTTTCGAATACACGGATTTACTCCGGCACACGGATATCGAAAATATCACGATCACGTCGCATGGTATAGTATGGACTACGCGTCCGCACGGACTTCGTTGGTTAACCCCAAAAGCCGACAAACGCAGTGCGCCGTTTGAAATTCTTAATTTTGCGCAGTATGAACCAGAGTATTTTTCAATGATGTGTCGTTTGTTGGAACCGGGTATGTCGGTTTTTGACATTGGCGCTAATATTGGCTGGTATTCACTAAATTTTTCTAAGGTCGTTTCCGATTTACATGTTTGGGCGTTTGAGCCGGTACCCGGAACGTATCGGGAGCTGGAAAATAATATTCAGTTAAATGCAGCCATGCGTATTAAGCCGCATAATCTCGGCTTATCCGATCGCACAGGAAAACTTACGTTTTTTGTCGACCCGGAACTTTCGACTAGTGCATCGGCGGTTAATATAACCGAAGCCGCTAATGCGCACGAAACGGAATGCGCGCTGGAAACGATGGATAATTTTTGTGAACAGTATGGTGCGAAGCCGGACTTTATCAAATGCGATGTGGAAGGCGCGGAATTGATGGTCTATCGCGGAGGGAAAAACACGCTGCAAACCCATAAGCCGATCGTATGTACGGAAATGTTGCGTAAGTGGGCGGCTAAGTACAATTATCATCCTAATGACATCATTACTTTTTTTAAGGAAATGGGATACTATTGTTTTTTAATTCAAAATGATTATCTCGCACCGGTAACCGTCGTAGACGAAACGACCGTTGAAACCAATTTTATTTTTCTGCATCGTGAACGGCACGCCAATAAAATCAAGACTTGGGTGAAATCGTGA
- a CDS encoding transketolase: MRTAFIQQLMSEAKRDERVFLLVGDLGYSVVEPFAESFPDRFLNIGVAEQNMAGIAAGLAKEGYIPFIYSIGNFPTLRCLEQIRYDICYHALGVKIVSVGGGFAYGALGASHHGTEDLGILRTLPGMIVTAPGDPQEARLITTHAVQTDAPMYIRLGKAGEPAVHPGNIVFAAGKMIPVCHGKNTVVLTTGAMLRYASDFIRHNNLLWGLYSVPYIKPIDNTTIELLAHSYERIITLEEHQRSAGLGSAVLEALHDCREKKKSMPIPFVHRIAIPDQFIQIAGSQDYLRQSCGLVLSEYI; this comes from the coding sequence ATGCGTACGGCCTTTATTCAGCAACTGATGAGCGAAGCAAAACGTGATGAGCGCGTCTTTTTGCTGGTAGGTGATCTTGGCTATTCGGTGGTTGAGCCGTTTGCCGAGTCGTTTCCTGATCGGTTTCTCAATATCGGTGTGGCCGAACAAAATATGGCCGGTATTGCCGCAGGTTTGGCCAAAGAAGGATATATTCCGTTCATTTATTCGATTGGTAATTTTCCCACGTTGCGATGCTTGGAGCAGATACGCTACGATATTTGTTACCATGCGCTTGGCGTAAAAATCGTATCGGTCGGTGGCGGATTTGCATACGGTGCGCTTGGGGCTTCACATCATGGAACGGAAGATTTAGGAATTTTACGTACGCTTCCGGGCATGATTGTTACGGCGCCGGGTGATCCTCAGGAAGCCCGCCTCATCACGACCCATGCCGTTCAAACCGATGCACCGATGTATATTCGACTTGGAAAAGCCGGCGAACCGGCTGTACATCCCGGAAATATCGTATTCGCAGCCGGTAAAATGATTCCTGTTTGCCACGGAAAAAATACAGTCGTGTTAACAACAGGTGCCATGCTTCGTTACGCGTCGGATTTTATTCGTCATAATAATTTGCTTTGGGGTTTGTATAGTGTGCCGTATATCAAACCCATTGACAACACGACTATTGAGCTGTTGGCACACTCGTACGAACGAATCATAACGCTCGAAGAACATCAGCGTAGTGCCGGTTTAGGTTCGGCCGTACTCGAAGCTTTGCATGATTGCCGTGAAAAGAAAAAGTCCATGCCGATACCGTTTGTACATCGCATTGCAATTCCCGATCAGTTTATACAAATCGCCGGATCGCAAGATTATCTCCGACAATCCTGCGGACTCGTATTGTCGGAATACATATAA
- a CDS encoding DegT/DnrJ/EryC1/StrS family aminotransferase: MAVPLLDLKAQYRAHKSEIDEAMLRVAESQHFIMGPEVEKLEKSLCTYLECKHAIAVSSGTDALLVALMALDIQPGDEVIVPTYSFFATAGVVARLHAKPVFVDSDPLTFNIRASDIEKKITAKTRVIMPVHLFGQSSDMGAIMAVAKKHNLKVIEDGAQAIGVQYSDGKKVGNFGDIGCFSFFPSKNLGCFGDGGLVTTNDDALGEKLRVLRVHGGKPKYYHKMIGGNFRLDAIQAAVLNVKLPHLDNWSQRRRENADLYTQLFIAAGVAEAEGKITYDSKNKVLLPKAVYRTSGAKNHHIYNQYVIRVEKRDALRKYLTDKQIGNEVYYPVPFHRQECFGYLGEKDTDFPNANAQAEQSLAVPIYPELTKDQISEVVNAITEFVKA, encoded by the coding sequence ATGGCTGTACCTCTTTTAGACCTCAAAGCACAATATCGTGCTCATAAATCGGAGATTGATGAAGCCATGTTGCGCGTTGCCGAATCGCAGCATTTTATTATGGGCCCGGAAGTTGAAAAATTAGAGAAATCTTTGTGTACTTATCTGGAATGCAAACATGCGATTGCAGTTTCTTCCGGGACGGATGCGTTATTGGTAGCGCTGATGGCGCTCGATATTCAGCCCGGCGATGAAGTAATCGTGCCGACGTATTCTTTTTTTGCCACTGCCGGCGTGGTTGCCCGACTGCATGCAAAACCGGTTTTTGTTGATTCGGATCCGCTGACTTTTAATATCCGTGCATCTGACATTGAAAAAAAGATCACTGCCAAAACACGCGTTATCATGCCGGTGCACCTTTTCGGACAAAGCTCCGACATGGGAGCGATCATGGCGGTTGCAAAAAAACATAATCTCAAAGTCATCGAAGACGGTGCGCAGGCGATCGGCGTACAATACAGCGATGGAAAAAAAGTCGGAAATTTTGGCGACATTGGTTGCTTTTCTTTTTTCCCTAGTAAGAACCTCGGATGCTTTGGAGACGGAGGCCTTGTGACGACCAATGATGATGCCCTCGGTGAAAAGCTGCGCGTCCTGCGTGTGCATGGCGGTAAACCAAAATATTATCACAAGATGATCGGCGGTAATTTTCGCCTTGATGCGATTCAGGCCGCTGTGCTTAACGTAAAACTTCCGCATCTAGACAACTGGAGCCAACGGCGTCGTGAAAATGCCGATCTGTATACCCAACTTTTTATTGCAGCCGGAGTGGCTGAAGCAGAAGGTAAGATAACTTACGACAGCAAAAATAAAGTACTGCTTCCCAAAGCCGTATACCGCACGTCCGGAGCGAAAAACCACCATATCTATAATCAATATGTAATACGAGTAGAAAAACGTGATGCATTGCGCAAATATCTAACCGATAAACAAATCGGCAACGAAGTGTATTACCCGGTGCCGTTTCATCGTCAGGAATGTTTTGGTTATCTCGGTGAAAAAGATACCGATTTTCCCAATGCCAATGCCCAAGCGGAACAATCGCTTGCCGTGCCGATTTATCCTGAGCTTACGAAAGACCAGATTTCGGAAGTAGTCAACGCCATAACTGAATTCGTGAAAGCTTGA
- a CDS encoding transketolase: MVTTDEVKAFSKAIRIEALKMVHASNSSHLGGAFSMADILAVLYGGVMNVNPKNPRWPDRDRFLLSKGHACSALYAALALRGFFDMSQLTSFAQNGSFFTSHANHHIPGVELSTGSLGHALSFGCGLALAAKRRGQAWRIFALLSDGELDEGSNWEALLFAPHHHLNNMVVIVDHNKIQSLGHVNEVLDLGPLSEKFKSFGWYVTVTDGHDHAALSAAITKKTDDKPHIIIAETVKGKGVDFMEEKLLWHYRTPDAEQFRNALEQLEHS; the protein is encoded by the coding sequence ATCGTGACCACGGATGAAGTAAAAGCATTCAGCAAAGCGATTCGGATTGAAGCGTTAAAAATGGTTCATGCTTCGAATTCGTCGCACCTTGGCGGCGCTTTTTCTATGGCGGATATTTTAGCTGTTTTATACGGCGGCGTGATGAATGTCAATCCCAAAAACCCGCGGTGGCCTGACCGGGATCGTTTTCTTCTCAGTAAAGGGCACGCGTGCTCTGCTTTATATGCAGCGCTTGCGTTGCGCGGTTTTTTTGACATGTCACAACTTACTTCCTTTGCGCAAAATGGAAGTTTTTTTACTTCGCATGCCAATCACCACATCCCGGGCGTAGAATTGTCCACGGGGAGTTTGGGACACGCGTTATCGTTTGGCTGCGGGCTGGCGTTGGCTGCCAAACGACGCGGGCAAGCGTGGCGTATTTTTGCGCTCCTTAGCGACGGAGAGTTGGATGAAGGATCCAATTGGGAAGCGTTGCTGTTTGCACCGCACCATCATCTGAATAACATGGTGGTGATCGTAGATCATAATAAAATACAAAGCCTTGGTCATGTGAATGAAGTACTTGACTTGGGGCCTTTGTCGGAAAAGTTCAAATCCTTTGGATGGTATGTGACCGTAACGGATGGTCATGATCATGCTGCGTTATCGGCGGCGATAACGAAAAAAACAGATGATAAGCCGCATATCATTATTGCTGAGACAGTCAAAGGCAAGGGTGTTGATTTTATGGAAGAAAAATTGCTTTGGCACTATCGTACACCTGACGCTGAACAATTCCGTAATGCGCTGGAACAACTGGAGCATTCGTAA
- a CDS encoding N-acetyltransferase — protein sequence MSEKNYFVHPLAVVDDNVEIGEGTKVWHFSHIQTGARIGKKCVFGQNVNVANHVKVGNFCKVQNNVSIYEGVELEDYVFCGPSMVFTNILDPRCKYPQVGAEFYIKTLVKEGASLGANSTIVCGHTVGRSALVGAGAVVTKDVPDFALVVGNPARIVGWVSEAGKKLNFDAQSFAYCEKSKKKYKFENGLVKELE from the coding sequence ATGTCTGAAAAAAATTATTTTGTTCATCCCTTGGCCGTCGTGGATGACAACGTCGAAATCGGCGAAGGTACTAAAGTTTGGCATTTTTCGCATATCCAAACCGGCGCTCGTATCGGAAAAAAATGTGTTTTTGGTCAAAACGTAAATGTAGCCAATCATGTAAAAGTAGGTAATTTTTGCAAAGTACAAAATAATGTGTCCATCTACGAAGGGGTGGAGCTTGAAGATTATGTGTTCTGCGGACCTTCGATGGTTTTTACGAATATTCTTGATCCGCGCTGCAAGTATCCGCAAGTCGGTGCAGAGTTTTACATCAAAACCTTAGTAAAAGAAGGTGCTTCGTTAGGCGCAAACTCAACCATCGTATGCGGTCATACCGTCGGACGTAGTGCCCTTGTCGGTGCCGGTGCGGTGGTTACCAAAGACGTTCCCGATTTTGCGCTGGTCGTCGGTAATCCGGCGCGTATCGTCGGTTGGGTCAGCGAGGCCGGTAAGAAGTTAAATTTTGATGCGCAGAGTTTCGCGTATTGCGAAAAATCCAAGAAAAAATATAAATTTGAAAACGGTTTGGTAAAGGAATTAGAATAA